The genome window TGTGGCTAAGGCCCTCGGGTAGCACGCCCGTTTCGGGGCCGCGTGCCCCTTTGAGGCGGCACGACAAGACAGCACGACAAGACAGCGCGAGGTTCTCCTGAGGAGGAGCAAACAGACGCCGGGCGAAGAGGGCACGGACCGACCGGACTTGCCGCGCGAACCGGTCCGTGCCCTCCGCTGTCATCCTGCTTGCGCTGAATCGGGATCCCGAGGGTCCACGCGCGTGCGTCTTGTCAGCCGTGCGTGCGTCTTGTCAGCTAGTCCTGTATCTATCGCCGGTCATGCTTTCGAAACGCTGGACGGTGTGGATTCCGGAGCCAGGACCACCTGAGTGTTCGCCCACCTGTCTCCAAGTCGACGCCCATCGGCGTCTGTAAGGACGAGCACAACCTCTATGAAACCCAAGATGCCTCCGATGAGCGGTGCCAAGAGAAATCCGAGAGGGGGCAGGGCGGCAAAGAGCGGGCCGACTGCCAGCGTGACGTTGCGTTTCACCGACATGCTCACGTCCACATCCCCGCCGGCGAGGTTCGCCACTTGCAGGCCCATGAGCTTCTTCCCGATGCTCTTGTTCTTCCATTGAGTGTCCTTCGTCAGCTGAAACACGAGAGCGTCCTTCGTGAGAGTGTACGCAGCTCCAAGCAGACCGCCTAGAACCGGGATGACCATCGAAAGAACACCAGAGATGACCCCGTCGATGAGGGCAGCGAGGAACCGTTTACCAAGGTCAGCCTTTGGGTGACTCATCAACTCACCTCCTATTGCGCTCTGAGGGAGAATATACGCTAGCGTCCGCGGTTTTCCTCTGTTTTGGGAACCTGCGCGTATTGCAGATGATCGGCTCCAACGTTCAGGGGCAAGAGCGTGCCCAATGGCCGTGCCTCGGGCGAGGATGGAACGGCGGCGCCACGTCTCGGGTGTATAGCCCGTCCAGAATGGGCACATTATGGAAGGAAAAGAGCTGTGGATTCGAGGAGGAAGAACAGAAGCTCTACAGAAGAAAAATAAGGTACGTCGCTCTTCATGAAGCGTCCGCCCTGCAAGGGAGCGCTTCTATTGTGAGGTGGTTAGGGACATGACGTTTTCAAGGAACCCATGGCGGAGAAGACATCTAATGCTTGCTCTTGACGGTGTAGCAGCGGCGTTCGTTATGGCTGCGGCTGCGCTGATCACGTCGCTTTCGGCACAAGCAGCTGTGCCACCCGTGCTCAAGGCGCGCTCGGCTGTACTGACCAGCGCGGAGACGGGCCAGATCCTCTACGAGAAAGAGGCCGATCTTCGTGTGGCGCCCGCGAGCATAACCAAGGTAATGACGATGCTTCTCGCCATGGAGGCCGTGGATTCCAAGAAAGTCAGCCTGGATGACATGATAACCACCAGCACCGAAGCAAGTCAGATAGGGGGATCCCAGATTTGGCTGGCTGAAGGAGAGCAGATGAGGCTCGGCGATATGATGAAAGCCATCGCGATCGTCTCCGCCAACGACGCGGCATATGCGGTCTCGGAGTTCATAGCTGGTAGCGCCGAGGACTTCGTGGACCGAATGAATGAGAAAGCCAGGGACCTGGGGATGAGTGGCACACACTTCCAGAACCCCGACGGCTTGCCGGCTCCAGACCATTACACCACAGCCCGGGACATCGCCACGATGTCCCGCGAACTGGTTACGAAACACCCAAAGGTGCTTGAGTGGACGAGCACCTGGACCGACAGCCTCGAGCGCAAGGGCGTGAGGGTCAGGCAGGAGGAGTCCTTCCTAAGGAATACCAACGAGCTCATACTGCGGTATCCGGGAGCGGACGGGCTGAAAACGGGGATGACCGATGAGGCGGGTTACTGCTTGGCGGGCACCGCAAAGCGAGATGACGTGAGGCTCATCTCGGTGGTCATGGGGCTTCCAACCAATCAGGACCGTATCGAGGACACGATAAAGCTCCTGAACTACGGTTTCCGCGAATTCGACCGCGTGGCCGTGGCGAAGAGAGGCGAAGTGGTGGGCGAGGTGAGGGTGCCCAACGGGCGGCGCGAGGACGTTCCCGCCGCGGTGAGCACGAACTTCGTGGTCTTCGTGGACAAGGGCAAGAAGGACTTCGTGGAGACGGCAATAGTGTCTCTGGAGCGCCGCGCCCCAATTCGGCAGGGGGAGAAGCTGGGCGCGATAGTGGCGTCACTGGAAGGTCGCGAGATCGCAAGGGTGGACGTCGTCGCCGCGGAAGACGTGCCTAGGGCGAACATCTTCACGGTTATAGTCCGTGCGATCCGCGACTTCTTCAGGAACGTGTTCCGGTTGGGTAAGTAGGGCCTCCTGAGGTCTGGCAGATGACTTGCGGACGTCGCTCGAACGAAGCAGGAGTTTCGTGCGTTTCGCATAATGTACTAGACGCAATGTCTAGAGTGGAAGACAAGAGACTCCTGATTATCGCCAGGGCCAAGCTCAACCTCACCCTCGACATCCTCGGCCGCCGTCCCG of Bacillota bacterium contains these proteins:
- a CDS encoding D-alanyl-D-alanine carboxypeptidase, whose translation is MTFSRNPWRRRHLMLALDGVAAAFVMAAAALITSLSAQAAVPPVLKARSAVLTSAETGQILYEKEADLRVAPASITKVMTMLLAMEAVDSKKVSLDDMITTSTEASQIGGSQIWLAEGEQMRLGDMMKAIAIVSANDAAYAVSEFIAGSAEDFVDRMNEKARDLGMSGTHFQNPDGLPAPDHYTTARDIATMSRELVTKHPKVLEWTSTWTDSLERKGVRVRQEESFLRNTNELILRYPGADGLKTGMTDEAGYCLAGTAKRDDVRLISVVMGLPTNQDRIEDTIKLLNYGFREFDRVAVAKRGEVVGEVRVPNGRREDVPAAVSTNFVVFVDKGKKDFVETAIVSLERRAPIRQGEKLGAIVASLEGREIARVDVVAAEDVPRANIFTVIVRAIRDFFRNVFRLGK
- a CDS encoding RDD family protein, giving the protein MSHPKADLGKRFLAALIDGVISGVLSMVIPVLGGLLGAAYTLTKDALVFQLTKDTQWKNKSIGKKLMGLQVANLAGGDVDVSMSVKRNVTLAVGPLFAALPPLGFLLAPLIGGILGFIEVVLVLTDADGRRLGDRWANTQVVLAPESTPSSVSKA